A section of the Gloeobacter violaceus PCC 7421 genome encodes:
- the rfbB gene encoding dTDP-glucose 4,6-dehydratase, with product MDKPTILVTGGAGFIGANFVCAWLSRHNGTLVNLDKLTYAGNPANLHALQADPRHVFVRGDICDPELIAQLLARFRPRYIVNFAAESHVDRSIHSPDAFVKTNVDGVFLLLEAALHHWKQLTQPEVEDFRFLQVSTDEVYGSLSAEESAFSETTPYRPNSPYAASKAAGDHLVRAYHRTYGLPVLTTNCSNNYGPYQHPEKLIPLMLLNALAGKALPVYGDGANIRDWLFVEDHCRAIERVLDSGTPGQTYNVGGHNEKTNLEVIRTLCAILDQERPRLGSGSYREQIRFVADRPGHDRRYAIDASKIGRELGWKPVESFESGIRKTVHWYLSQHRDWVEQVLSGDYKEWFAINYRGRTA from the coding sequence ATGGACAAGCCAACGATATTGGTGACCGGCGGCGCTGGATTCATTGGCGCCAACTTCGTTTGCGCCTGGCTTTCGCGGCACAATGGCACCCTTGTCAACCTCGACAAGCTCACCTACGCCGGCAATCCCGCCAACCTCCATGCCCTTCAGGCCGATCCCCGGCATGTGTTCGTCCGGGGGGACATTTGCGACCCCGAGTTGATTGCACAGTTACTGGCGCGTTTCCGTCCACGCTATATCGTCAATTTTGCCGCCGAAAGTCACGTCGATCGCTCCATTCATTCTCCCGATGCCTTTGTGAAAACCAATGTCGACGGTGTTTTTTTGCTGCTTGAGGCGGCTTTGCACCACTGGAAGCAATTGACCCAGCCTGAGGTGGAAGATTTCCGATTTTTGCAGGTATCCACCGACGAAGTGTACGGCTCGCTGTCTGCGGAGGAGTCGGCATTTTCGGAGACGACGCCCTACCGGCCCAACAGCCCCTACGCCGCTTCCAAGGCGGCTGGCGATCATTTGGTGCGCGCCTACCACCGCACCTACGGATTGCCGGTGCTCACCACCAACTGCTCCAACAACTACGGCCCCTACCAGCATCCCGAGAAACTCATTCCCCTGATGCTGCTTAACGCCCTGGCCGGCAAAGCGTTGCCTGTCTATGGCGACGGCGCCAACATCCGCGACTGGTTGTTTGTGGAGGATCACTGCCGTGCCATTGAACGAGTACTCGATTCGGGCACACCCGGCCAGACCTACAATGTCGGCGGCCACAATGAGAAGACCAATCTGGAGGTAATCCGCACGCTGTGCGCAATTCTCGATCAGGAGCGCCCGCGCTTGGGCAGCGGCAGTTACCGCGAACAGATCCGTTTTGTCGCCGACCGGCCTGGTCACGATCGCCGCTACGCTATCGATGCAAGCAAGATTGGGCGCGAACTGGGTTGGAAGCCGGTTGAAAGCTTCGAGAGCGGCATTCGCAAAACGGTCCATTGGTATCTCTCGCAACACCGCGACTGGGTGGAGCAGGTGCTGAGCGGTGATTACAAAGAGTGGTTTGCCATCAACTATCGCGGGAGGACAGCCTGA